One genomic segment of Halalkalicoccus tibetensis includes these proteins:
- a CDS encoding ribonucleotide-diphosphate reductase subunit beta translates to MHRSAAAEHSLDRDARSYRYYRNAVERHWDPAEIDLSTDRERIGKLDEATFTDLRRTLALFGAGEEAVTEDLAPLSVVMEGIEDQMFVTTQLYEEAKHTDFFDRYWREVINPAEDDRGLERSSPLDDRWFFDAYHELFGRNEAAMDRLLTEDTPANRVRALCHYHLTIEGIMAQTGYYAVQTNYSGEIPELPLIPGLVDGFAEIRGDEGRHVGFGMAKLKELLGEGVPIDVVHGTVNNLLPLTQEVAATAAASEDGAGLDEGDLTTYAAEKHLQRMEQLSDASAEIPDVEELVAVERPADF, encoded by the coding sequence ATGCATCGAAGCGCCGCCGCGGAGCACTCCCTCGACCGGGACGCCCGGTCCTACCGCTACTACCGGAACGCCGTCGAGCGCCACTGGGACCCCGCGGAGATCGACCTGAGCACGGATCGCGAACGGATCGGGAAGCTCGACGAGGCGACCTTCACGGACCTCAGGCGGACGCTGGCGCTGTTCGGCGCGGGCGAGGAGGCCGTCACCGAGGACCTCGCGCCGCTGTCGGTCGTCATGGAGGGGATCGAGGACCAGATGTTCGTCACGACCCAGCTCTACGAGGAGGCCAAACACACCGACTTCTTCGACCGCTACTGGCGGGAGGTGATCAACCCCGCGGAGGACGACCGCGGGCTCGAACGGAGCTCGCCGCTCGACGACCGCTGGTTCTTCGACGCCTACCACGAGCTGTTCGGGCGAAACGAGGCGGCCATGGACCGACTGCTCACGGAGGACACGCCCGCGAACCGCGTGCGGGCGCTCTGTCACTACCACCTGACGATCGAGGGGATCATGGCCCAGACGGGCTACTACGCCGTCCAGACCAACTACAGCGGCGAGATCCCCGAACTGCCCCTGATCCCGGGGCTGGTCGACGGGTTCGCGGAGATCCGCGGCGACGAGGGTCGCCACGTCGGGTTCGGGATGGCGAAGCTGAAGGAGCTGCTCGGGGAGGGCGTCCCGATCGACGTCGTCCACGGGACGGTCAACAACCTGTTGCCGCTGACCCAGGAGGTGGCCGCGACCGCGGCCGCGAGCGAGGACGGGGCCGGCCTCGACGAGGGGGACCTCACCACCTACGCCGCCGAGAAACACCTCCAGCGTATGGAGCAGCTCTCGGACGCGAGCGCCGAGATCCCCGACGTCGAGGAGCTGGTGGCGGTCGAGCGACCCGCTGATTTTTAG